ACTGTTCGTTGCGGACGGAGGTGAGTACCTGGCTTGTCAGTGCGATGTTGGTCCTGACGAGGCCCGTGATCTCACTCAGTTGCATCTGAAGGGCGACCATGGCGAGCGCCGGCCCGATCGTGGCCGCGGTCTGCGCCATACTCAGCTCGGACACGGGGATGAAACGGGCCTGAGCGACGATCTTGCCGTTGACGAACACCGCTCCGAGATTCGCACCATCCTTGATGGCGAGCGTTCCCCCGGCCTTCAGCAGGCCCTGCGTCGCGCTGGTGATCCGGTAGAGCCCCTGCGCGCCGGCGAACGCCTGTCCCACAGTGCCGGCCACGGTCGCCGCGTTGCCGATCGAGGCAAGCACTGTGGACATCTGCTTGCGGTCGGCGGCTGATACGAGCCCGAAGTCGATCAGGCCGGGCTTGAGCACCTCCGGGAGGTCACCGAGGACCACGGCGATCCCGGGGAGCACCTCCGCGAGGACCGCCGATGCCGTCGTCGAGTCGATGTCCGAATCGGGTGTCGGATCTTCCACAGCGAGTGAACCGCCGGTACTGTTCCGGCCGTTCTCCTCAGGCTCGGCGATCTCCATCGAGTCCGAAGGGTCCTGCATGCGTTTTCCTTCCCGCTGGAGCACGCAACGGCCATTCGTCGGCGGCGTGACTGCCGAAGTCTACGGCTCGACACTCTGCGGTTCAGGGCGTTCGATGCCGGCGAACTCGCCCGACCACGCCAGGGCTGCCAAGCATGTGCGGCGATCGCCGCCGAACCTCGATGCCCACATCCGCCGCATCAACAACACTGTGACCCGCACCAGTTCCGTCCGAGCAGACCAGGGGAAGGACGGACCGCTGCTCTCCTTGGCCCTGGACAGGCACGGCCTGCGACCGACGAACAGGTACGCGCTGGCGACCCTGTCGAGGATCGACGCCGACAGGTCCTCGTTCAACGACATCGAGGAACATGTCGCGCGCGGGTGCAGCCCGCTGTGGGCGTCGCCGCGGGTCGCCGGGCCGGCGTACACGGTGCAGTGCCCGGCCGGCGACAACCTGATGCTGCACGCCGCCATCCACCGCGCGGAGCCCGGCTCGGTCGTCGCGGTCGAGTCGGGGGACGTGGACTACGCGCTGGCCGGCGGCAACGGGGTGTGTGCCGTCGCCCGGCGCCGGGGCATCGCCGCGTTCGTGGTCGACGGGGTCGTCCGCGACCTCGGGGAGGTGCGGGAGGCGGGCTTCCCGGTGTTCTCCCGCGGGGTGATCCCGATCCCGGGGACCAAGCGGAAGCTGGGCGCGCTCGGTGCACCGGTGCGGGTCGGCGGCGTGCTGGTGCACCCCGGCGACATCGTGGTCGCGGACGAGGAGGGGATCGTGGTCACGCCGGCCGCCCGGCAGGCGGAGGTGCTGGGCGCTGCGCGGGCCAAGCTCGCCGAGGAGGCGGAGGAGTCCCTGGACGACTGGGCGGCGCAGCACCGCGCCCGGATCGAGACGGCGTTGGCCGAGCGGGGTTTCACCGGCTGACCTGCCTTGCCGGCCTTGGCCCGCCGGCCGGGCGGGACTGCAGGGCTGTGGCCCGGACGGCGGGCGGGGTGCCGGCCGGAGCCCCGCCGTTCAAGGCTTCGGCGCCGGGCGGGTGGGCCGGCGATCCGGACGTACCGGGAGTAGTCGGGCAGTAGCCTGCGGCTGTCATGTGTAGCCATGCGGTGAGATCGTCCCCAGTTTCTGTTCAGAAGTCGAAGGATTGCTGTCCGTTCGCTTCCAAAATCTTGGGGTCTTCGCTTACCTTCGGGGGAGTCGATGTGCGACAGGACGACTCGACCGTGCGTTTGTTGAAGGAATGCATCGGCAGGCCTAAGGAGAGCCCATGGTCACCAGCATTGGTGCTGACGTGTCCGGCAGCAGCATGACGGTGGAGACGACCGACCGTGCGACCGGCAGGATGTGGATCCGGACGTACCGGGTGGACGCCAACGGGCAGCCGAAGGGCAACCAGGACTCGCCGGCCGAGTTCTCGCCGGTGAACCCGGCTCCGCTGGCGAGCGGCTACTGGCCGCCCTGTGCCTGCCCGCAGCACCGCGCCGCCTAGGTTCGCGCGGCCTAGGTTCGCGTGGCCCGGGCCCACGCGCCCTCGGCCCGGCATGCCCCGGCCCCGGCCCCGGCCCCGGCCCCGGCCGCCCCGCCTTGGTGGCGCGGCCGCCCTGAACGTTCCCGTCGCGGACACACCCATCGTGAACAGCAACGAACACCGAGAAGGGCCCGGTGCGTCTGCACCGGGCCCTTCTCGTACTACTTCGCAGTAGCGGGGACAGGATTTGAACCTGCGACCTCTGGGTTATGAGCCCAGCGAGCTACCGAGCTGCTCCACCCCGCGTCGGTAAGGACAACCCTACGGCATGAAACCGCCGGGGCCGACCAGTTTGCCGTCGGGCGGCCCCGGCGGGCCGCCGCGGGGGCGCCGGAGCGGCCCACCGCAACGGCCCACCGGGGCCCTGTCCCGCGTCAGGCGCAGTGGAAGCGGGCGGCCCCCCAGTCGGCGTGGTCGCCGGTCTTGCTGCCGGCCACGGTGGCCTTCAGTCGGACGCTCCGGGCGCCACCGAGCGGGACGTCCACCGGGAGCGGCGGGGTCTGCCAGGTGACGGTGGGCGAGGTCCACAGGGTGACGCCGTCGGCGACCAGGGAGAAGACCACGTCGCCGTAGCCGTTGATCTCGTCGTCGATGCCGACGGTGGCCGTGAACGAGGAGCAGTGGCCGCCGGTCTCCACGGTGATGTCGGAGTCCGCGTGCGCGCCGATGCCCTTGGCGTAGGTGGTGCCGTTCAGGGTGAGCGGGTGTCCGTCGGTGGCGCCCTGCTCGCCGTTGCTGCGGTCGCGCTCGGCCGGGCCCCAGCCGTTCACGGCGGAGGTCCAGGGCAGGTCGCTGGCCCAGCTGTCGGTGGTGGGGCCCGGGGTGGTGGTGCCGCTGCCGACGGCGGTGGCACCGTCGACGGTGAGCTGGAAGGCGGTGGCGGTGCTCAGCGCCGCGGTCTTCACCTGGATCACACCGGACCGGTCGGAACTGTCGTACCACCAGCCCTCGGTGGCCGCGTCGAACGCCGACCTGCTGGCCTGGCGCGGCAGTTGGCGGCCGCCCAGGGCGACCGCGGTCGGCGCGGTGGTGCTGTGCACGCTGAACAGGTACGGGCGGGCGGTCTGCTTGCCGGTGAAGTCGCCGACGCTGGCGGAGACGTCGATCCGGACCTGGCCGGTCCCCGTGGTGGGCGCGTCGACCACGGCCGTCTGCCGGGCGGACTTTCCGTCGCGGTGCTCGCGGGTCACCCCGTCGTCCTCGTAGAGCGAGAAGGAGCTACGGCCCTGCGGGTAGACGTCCCAGGCGAGCGGTGAGCCGGCGGTGCGGTCCTGGTAGGAGCTGATCCCGGGCCACATCGGCACCGCCGCACCGGCCTTCACGAAGAGCGGCAGGGTGTCGAGCGGCGCGCTGTAGCCGTTGACGGTGGTCGGGCCCTGGTAGCTGCGGCCGGTCCAGTAGTCCACCCAGGTGCCCTTGGGCAGGTAGATCCCGTCGCGCACCGAGGTGTCCGCGTACACCGGCGCCACCAGGAAGTCCTCGCCGCTGAGGAACTCGTACTTCACCGCGTCGGTGGCGGTCGCCGGGTCGTCGGGGTACTCCAGCGCCAGCGGGCGGACCGGGCCGACGCCCGTCCGGGTGGCCTCGGCCGCGTAGCTGTACATGTACGGCAGCAGCGACTCCTTGAGCTTGAGGTACTTGCGGTTGATCGAGGTGTACGGCTCGCCGTACTTGTACGGCTGCTTGTCGCTGGGCGCCCAGCCGTCCATCGACATGACGGCCGGCAGGAAGGACTTCCACTGCAGGTCGCGGGTGTAGGTCTTGGCGCTGCCGCCGAAGATGCCGTCCACGTCACCGGTGTTGTACGCCATGCCGGACATGGTGGCGCCCGCGTAGGTCGGGATCTGCCAGCGGATGTAGTCCCAGCTGCCGGACTGGTCGCCGCTCCACTGCACACCGCAGCGCT
The sequence above is a segment of the Kitasatospora sp. NBC_00240 genome. Coding sequences within it:
- a CDS encoding RraA family protein, translating into MTRTSSVRADQGKDGPLLSLALDRHGLRPTNRYALATLSRIDADRSSFNDIEEHVARGCSPLWASPRVAGPAYTVQCPAGDNLMLHAAIHRAEPGSVVAVESGDVDYALAGGNGVCAVARRRGIAAFVVDGVVRDLGEVREAGFPVFSRGVIPIPGTKRKLGALGAPVRVGGVLVHPGDIVVADEEGIVVTPAARQAEVLGAARAKLAEEAEESLDDWAAQHRARIETALAERGFTG
- a CDS encoding NPCBM/NEW2 domain-containing protein, translating into MGAVTAFRADGAVYTLTAGAAKARVSFVTDQVFRIELAPIGTFTDPTGSDIVLPQGPAPTTSWRDAGDRYELSTGALTLRAYKSALRFALYRADGSKVWEESAPLSWDGKATTQTLARGAAEQFFGTGEQNGSFTYRDKTVQVGVDGNWNEGGHPNSVPFYLSSAGYGVYRNTWAPGTYAFTSPVKATEQEMRFDAYYFAGPGPKDVIGQYTALTGKPFLPPVYGLEMGDSDCYLHNANRGERHTLDAVKVADDYVANDMPNGWMLVNDGYGCGYENLAQAAQGLQQRKMQLGLWTENGLSQLADQVRAGQRVAKLDVAWVGSGYKFALDGCKAAYQGIEDNSNARGFTWAPESWSGAQRCGVQWSGDQSGSWDYIRWQIPTYAGATMSGMAYNTGDVDGIFGGSAKTYTRDLQWKSFLPAVMSMDGWAPSDKQPYKYGEPYTSINRKYLKLKESLLPYMYSYAAEATRTGVGPVRPLALEYPDDPATATDAVKYEFLSGEDFLVAPVYADTSVRDGIYLPKGTWVDYWTGRSYQGPTTVNGYSAPLDTLPLFVKAGAAVPMWPGISSYQDRTAGSPLAWDVYPQGRSSFSLYEDDGVTREHRDGKSARQTAVVDAPTTGTGQVRIDVSASVGDFTGKQTARPYLFSVHSTTAPTAVALGGRQLPRQASRSAFDAATEGWWYDSSDRSGVIQVKTAALSTATAFQLTVDGATAVGSGTTTPGPTTDSWASDLPWTSAVNGWGPAERDRSNGEQGATDGHPLTLNGTTYAKGIGAHADSDITVETGGHCSSFTATVGIDDEINGYGDVVFSLVADGVTLWTSPTVTWQTPPLPVDVPLGGARSVRLKATVAGSKTGDHADWGAARFHCA